In Flagellatimonas centrodinii, a single window of DNA contains:
- a CDS encoding DUF6918 family protein, with protein sequence MNSLTESLLSPAHRDGMTTEAVTMVEQFIASRGGLKGMAYKTGFAMLKKARPGIVERAAHKMLPEFLAALEPLYREFQAGSGDEFATFLRQHSGRAVRSLLGVADARAATAADSTRRTYEKFRNGAEDEVTRLLPMFAELIGRRLRAS encoded by the coding sequence ATGAATTCCCTGACAGAGAGTCTACTGAGTCCTGCGCACCGTGACGGCATGACCACCGAAGCGGTGACCATGGTCGAGCAGTTCATCGCCAGCCGCGGCGGGCTCAAGGGGATGGCCTACAAAACCGGCTTCGCCATGCTGAAAAAGGCTCGGCCCGGGATCGTCGAGCGGGCCGCCCACAAGATGCTGCCGGAGTTTCTCGCCGCTCTGGAGCCCCTGTACCGCGAGTTCCAGGCAGGTTCCGGCGATGAGTTCGCGACATTTCTGCGGCAACATTCCGGACGCGCCGTGCGCAGCCTGCTCGGCGTGGCGGATGCCCGCGCCGCCACTGCCGCCGACAGCACCCGCCGCACCTACGAGAAATTCCGCAACGGCGCCGAGGACGAAGTCACCCGGCTGTTGCCGATGTTCGCGGAGCTGATCGGTCGGCGGCTACGGGCAAGTTGA
- a CDS encoding ABC1 kinase family protein has product MTRLKTQPFERNVALTRLGLGTGGRFVAHSLANVFRNEADRETADRDFYRARAQALADSLGQLKGSVMKAGQMLSLYGQYFLPPEAVEILAGLQDDTPPVAWTVVQPVLERALGRKRLAELEVDERPLAAASLGQAHRARRKRDGLELVVKIQYPGVADAIESDIRSLSRLVGLSRLAPKGLDLDPIFMEVREMLHREVDYEAEAHFTRTFGERLADRPQFVVPQVIDAYSTDRVLTTTFESGVSVRHADVQGLPQARRNALGSWFLELFLEEFLDWGMVQTDPHFGNYRIRPSPDGDRIVLLDFGATRVFGRGFIDAYSDIMRGALARDRARIHEGSRAIGLMSEHFPTPVMDAFARLCEQIVEPFDDPDAGTVPPELLTADGAYRWGQSDLLMRVGRIASRNALSMYFRVPPREIVFLHRRLAGVFIMLSTLGCELRSRETVLKAVG; this is encoded by the coding sequence ATGACCCGTCTCAAGACCCAGCCATTCGAGCGCAACGTGGCGCTGACGCGGCTGGGCCTGGGGACCGGTGGTCGCTTCGTCGCGCACTCACTGGCCAACGTATTCCGCAACGAGGCTGATCGCGAGACCGCCGACCGTGATTTTTATCGCGCCCGCGCACAAGCGCTGGCGGACTCGCTCGGGCAGCTCAAGGGCAGTGTCATGAAGGCCGGGCAGATGCTTTCGCTCTATGGCCAGTACTTCCTGCCGCCCGAGGCGGTGGAAATTCTCGCCGGCCTGCAGGACGACACGCCGCCGGTGGCCTGGACGGTGGTGCAGCCGGTGCTGGAGCGTGCACTGGGGCGCAAGCGCCTGGCGGAGCTGGAGGTCGACGAGCGCCCGCTGGCGGCGGCTTCTCTCGGTCAGGCCCACCGGGCGCGGCGCAAGCGCGATGGCCTGGAGCTGGTGGTGAAGATCCAGTACCCGGGTGTCGCCGATGCCATCGAGAGCGACATCCGCAGTCTGTCGCGCCTGGTGGGTCTGTCACGCCTGGCCCCCAAGGGGCTGGATCTCGACCCGATCTTCATGGAAGTGCGGGAGATGTTGCACCGCGAGGTCGACTACGAGGCGGAGGCGCACTTCACCCGGACCTTCGGCGAGCGCCTGGCCGACCGGCCGCAGTTCGTGGTGCCGCAGGTGATCGACGCCTACAGCACCGACCGGGTGCTCACCACTACTTTCGAGTCCGGTGTGTCGGTTCGCCACGCCGACGTGCAGGGGCTGCCGCAGGCACGCCGGAATGCGCTCGGTTCATGGTTTCTCGAACTGTTCCTGGAGGAATTTCTCGACTGGGGCATGGTGCAGACCGATCCGCACTTCGGCAACTACCGCATTCGCCCGTCGCCGGACGGCGATCGCATCGTGTTGCTGGACTTTGGTGCGACCCGGGTCTTCGGGCGCGGCTTCATCGATGCCTACAGTGACATCATGCGCGGCGCGCTGGCACGCGACCGGGCGCGCATCCACGAGGGGTCTCGCGCCATCGGCCTGATGTCCGAGCATTTCCCGACACCGGTGATGGACGCCTTCGCCCGGCTCTGCGAGCAGATCGTCGAACCGTTCGATGACCCCGACGCCGGTACGGTGCCGCCCGAACTGCTGACCGCCGATGGTGCCTATCGCTGGGGACAGTCGGACCTGTTGATGCGGGTCGGGCGGATCGCGTCCCGCAATGCCCTGTCGATGTACTTCCGGGTGCCACCGAGGGAGATCGTGTTCCTGCACCGGCGCCTGGCCGGGGTGTTCATCATGCTGTCGACCCTGGGCTGCGAGCTGCGCTCGCGGGAAACCGTGTTGAAGGCGGTGGGCTGA
- a CDS encoding DUF1329 domain-containing protein produces the protein MFKHLLVSAGVLSLAFASATAAAKASPDEAAKLGTTLTPVGAEKAGNADGTIPEWTPGARRGALKGEFPNDPKIDPEKPLFAITKANMAQYADKLSEGHKYLLNTYDSYKMNVYPSHRVVGWPQEIYDATKKNATSCEMIGTDNPSNCNLGFPFPIPKTGAEPIWNHKLKFRGESVTRYNNQLIVQPGGDFQATKIVEDVKFYYGSIENPVPLTKTSGEFLRYLSKTVAPPRLAGTFILVHEKAGTGAEGRNAWLYSPGLKRIRRAPTVCCDNPYEGTDGHQFYDQVDMFNGVLERYTWKIVGKKEMYIPYNSNRIAGNEVSYDDIAAPRHLNQDLPRYELHRVWVVEADIRAGTSHTFKKRRFYVDEDAWTIAMIDAYDNRDELYQFQEGHIIFGYNILSATTVPEVIYHFNSGRYFVTAAFNEDQPIDATARFDDNYFNANSVQRMTTK, from the coding sequence ATGTTCAAGCATCTGCTGGTTTCGGCCGGCGTTCTGTCTCTTGCGTTCGCCAGCGCCACCGCTGCTGCCAAGGCAAGCCCCGATGAAGCCGCCAAACTGGGAACGACCCTGACCCCGGTCGGCGCCGAGAAAGCCGGCAATGCCGATGGCACGATCCCGGAATGGACCCCGGGCGCCCGACGTGGTGCGCTCAAGGGTGAATTCCCCAACGATCCCAAGATCGACCCCGAGAAGCCGCTGTTCGCCATCACCAAGGCCAACATGGCGCAGTACGCCGACAAGCTGTCGGAAGGGCACAAGTACCTGCTCAATACCTACGACAGCTACAAGATGAACGTCTACCCCTCGCACCGGGTGGTCGGCTGGCCGCAAGAGATCTACGACGCCACCAAGAAGAACGCCACCAGCTGCGAAATGATCGGCACCGACAACCCCAGCAACTGCAACCTGGGCTTCCCGTTCCCGATCCCGAAGACCGGCGCCGAGCCAATCTGGAACCACAAGCTCAAGTTCCGCGGCGAATCGGTGACCCGCTACAACAACCAGCTCATCGTGCAGCCGGGTGGCGATTTCCAGGCGACCAAGATCGTCGAGGACGTCAAGTTCTACTACGGCTCCATCGAGAACCCGGTGCCGCTGACCAAGACCTCGGGCGAGTTCCTGCGTTATCTGTCGAAGACGGTGGCGCCGCCGCGGCTCGCCGGCACCTTCATTCTGGTCCACGAAAAGGCCGGTACCGGCGCCGAGGGGCGCAACGCCTGGTTGTATTCGCCCGGCCTGAAGCGCATTCGCCGTGCCCCCACGGTGTGCTGCGACAACCCCTATGAAGGTACCGATGGTCACCAGTTCTATGACCAGGTGGACATGTTCAACGGGGTGCTCGAGCGCTACACCTGGAAGATCGTCGGCAAGAAGGAGATGTACATCCCCTACAACTCCAATCGCATTGCCGGCAACGAAGTCAGCTATGACGACATCGCCGCGCCGCGCCACCTCAACCAGGATCTGCCGCGTTACGAGTTGCATCGCGTCTGGGTGGTGGAGGCCGATATTCGCGCCGGTACCAGCCATACCTTCAAGAAGCGTCGTTTCTATGTCGACGAAGATGCATGGACGATTGCCATGATCGATGCCTACGACAACCGCGACGAGCTTTACCAGTTCCAGGAAGGGCACATCATCTTCGGCTACAACATCCTGTCGGCAACGACGGTTCCGGAAGTGATTTACCACTTCAACTCGGGACGTTACTTTGTCACTGCCGCCTTCAATGAAGACCAGCCGATCGATGCCACCGCGCGTTTCGACGACAACTACTTCAACGCCAATTCGGTCCAGCGGATGACCACCAAGTAA